Within Deinococcus wulumuqiensis R12, the genomic segment GGGCATAAACGGTGCACAGGGCGCCAGGGGGAGAGGAAAGGGCGACAGTTCAAACTTTTCGCCCTCTGCTCTCCGCTCCCGGCTACTTGCGCTCCCCCTCATCCGCAATCAGAGGCTCGGCACTCTCATCTTCCAGCGCCACCGGGTTTTCCAGGGCGCCCAGGCCGTCGATTTCCAGGCGCATCACGTCGCCGGGATGCACGTGCGAGACGCCTTTGGGCGTGCCGGTCAGAATCACGTCGCCCGCTTCCAGCGTCATGAACCGGCTCATGAACTCGATCAGTTCGGGGGCCTTGAGAATCATGTCCCGCGTGCTGCCCTCCTGCCGCAGTTCGCCGTTGACGTAGGCGCGCAGCCCCAGAGTGTAGGGGTCGGGCACCTCGTCGGCGCTCACCAGGTACGGTCCCAGCGGCCCGAAGGTGTCCCACCCCTTGGCCCGCATGGGGGGGCGGTAGTAGTTGGAGACGTAGTCGCGCACCACCAGGTCGTTGGCGATGGTGTAGCCGCCCACGTAATCCTCGGCGTCCTTCGCCTTCACGCGCCGGGCATCGCGCCCGATGATGACGCCGAGTTCGACCTCGTAGTGCATGAATTTGGCGCCACGCGGGTAAATGACGGTGCCCCGGTGCGGCAGCAGGCTGGTGTTCGGCTTGAGGAACATCACCGGCTCCTCGGGCGCCTTGAAACCCAGTTCGGCCACATGGTCGGCGTAGTTCAGCGCCAGCGCAATCACCTTGCCGGGCCTCAGCGGCAGCAGGAACTGCACGTCGTCGGGGTGATGGGCGTCGCCAGCGGCGTCGTAGAGCAGGCCGTCGGTTCTCAGTTCGCCCTTGAGGGTGCGGCCCCCGGCGATAAAATTGGCGGTTTTCATGGTTGCTCCTTATACGGATTCCGATTGAATCTGGTCGTTTCAGATTCAATCCGACTTGCAAAGCTGCGCAGCAGAGCGGATGCGAGTAGGAAAAAATACGGATTCCGCGATATGGATGCACAGGCGGCGCTTTCCCGACTGTGCAGGAATTAAGCGGAATCCGTATTACTTCGCTTTGACAGTGATGGGCACAGCGACAGTGTGGTGAATTTCGTAGCTGCCCCGGTGTGGGTCGTGCGCGGCGGGTTGAACTTGCCCGGCCGAATCGGTGGCCCGGCTGAGCAACTTGACCTCGCCGGGCTGCTGCGGCGTCCAGCTCAGGCGCCAGTGTCGCCACAGGCCGGGCGCGGCGTCTTGCTGCCACTCGGCGTCCTGCCAGCTGTGGCCGCCGTCGGTGCTGACTTCGATCTGCTGAACGGTGCGTTCGCCGCCGGTCCAGGCCGCGCCGCAGAGTTCGAGGTGGTCGCCGGCCTGGACGCAGGTGTGCGGCGCGGGCGTGAGAATCTGCGATTTGACCCGCATCTCCGAGAGCGGCACCCGCACCGGCGGCAGGTCGTCCTGCTTTTCCCAGCGGGCATAATCCACCGTCTGAAAGTACCCCTGGTAGGCGTGGTCGACGACCCGGATTTCGGTCAGCCATTTTACCGCCGCCATGCCGTACCAGCCGGGCACGATGGCCCGCAGCGGCGCGCCGTGGGCGGGGGTGAGCGCCTCGCCGTTCATCTCGTAGGCGAGCAGCACGTCGCCCAGCGCCCTGCTCAGTGGCAGGCTGCGTGAGTAGTGGATACAGCCGGGCGACTTGACCGGGTCGTCCATCTGGCCCTCGTCGGCGCCGACCAGCACGACCTCGCAGGCGTTGTCGCCCACTCCGGCCCGTTCCAACAGCGTTCGCAGCGCTACCCCTGTCCACTGCGCCGTGCCCACCGCGCCGATTTCCCACTGCACGCCGCTCGCGCTGGGCGTCAGGTAGACGCGCCCGTTGCCCGCGCATTCCAGCGTGAGGGTGCGGGTCGTGGCCGGCAGGGCGCGGAGTT encodes:
- a CDS encoding fumarylacetoacetate hydrolase family protein; protein product: MKTANFIAGGRTLKGELRTDGLLYDAAGDAHHPDDVQFLLPLRPGKVIALALNYADHVAELGFKAPEEPVMFLKPNTSLLPHRGTVIYPRGAKFMHYEVELGVIIGRDARRVKAKDAEDYVGGYTIANDLVVRDYVSNYYRPPMRAKGWDTFGPLGPYLVSADEVPDPYTLGLRAYVNGELRQEGSTRDMILKAPELIEFMSRFMTLEAGDVILTGTPKGVSHVHPGDVMRLEIDGLGALENPVALEDESAEPLIADEGERK
- a CDS encoding sulfite oxidase, which encodes MLITRQHHPDNLETPAQALLEPLTPTHYVRSHFAVPLLDAAAFRLKVAGSVTSPLSLSFAELRALPATTRTLTLECAGNGRVYLTPSASGVQWEIGAVGTAQWTGVALRTLLERAGVGDNACEVVLVGADEGQMDDPVKSPGCIHYSRSLPLSRALGDVLLAYEMNGEALTPAHGAPLRAIVPGWYGMAAVKWLTEIRVVDHAYQGYFQTVDYARWEKQDDLPPVRVPLSEMRVKSQILTPAPHTCVQAGDHLELCGAAWTGGERTVQQIEVSTDGGHSWQDAEWQQDAAPGLWRHWRLSWTPQQPGEVKLLSRATDSAGQVQPAAHDPHRGSYEIHHTVAVPITVKAK